GCTTTGTTGATAATATGACTGTCTCCTTGTTATGATCATCTACAAAATAAGAACAAGTCTCAGTTCCTCAATACTACCCTCTGCTGTCCTTTTACAGTAGTGAAACAATCTCGAAGGAGTCATTATATATATTCAATATTACAGTACACATGTTGTTTTGACATTTCTCTAAACTGACAACCATGAAAAATAGTTATTTCTACGAGTTTCATCCATAACTCTCCAACAGGACACGAGTTAGATTTTTTGCTTCACAATTTACATAATCATTTGCGCATGCTTGCTACAGCAGTCAGTCACCGCTTTCCATTAGTAAGTTGCTGGTTGGCCAGCTAGAAATGACGACACACATGCGCGGAAGCATTTCAGCAGAGATGTGTAATTTTGTTAGACAGCATAAACAATCTCTGATATTTTACAAcattatcagatgttattgtatgaattctgattatttaaTCTAATCAATGACAAACTAGCAAAGCAATCAAGACACTATCAAAATGTCTGCCACTTGCAACTGTACCGAGCATGTCAACAAACTCAACCAGCAGATATCTGTCATGCGAAAAGAAATCAAGAATCTCAGGTATGAAATTAATGCATAATGTAAAGCATGGCATCTTGAAAAAAAAACATCTAGCTAAGTCGTTATTCGTATTACATACTGACTATATGCTGCTGACCATAATGTGTCAACACAGGTATTAAAATGTTCCCCCCCACCCAGGCAATTGTTGGACAGTGCTGTTCGTTCTCATCGAAAACACATGACATCTCTCCAGTCTGCTTTGACACACATTGGCCAGAGTCGATCTCCAAAGAGTCAGCCGGGGCCACAGGCAGAACTAGAGACACAGAATTCACTTGAGAAAGGTAGCTGGCTAAGGCACTCGATTTCTCGCTTATATCCCTCTCATATCTTCCCCGCATAACTTGTCTTGATCATTGTTTAGCTTTATCTGACTGGCACTTAATTAGAACTTCTATTCAATATAGAATCAATATAGAAATATCGCACACAAAGGATCTTCCGCTTATCAGACTTGCTTCCAATGAGAATAATTTTTTATGAGAATGACATGATCTATAGCTTGCATTTCTATCTGAAATATGTTTGGTCTGGCACAAAGCTAGATAATGGACCTTTAATCATTGTTTGAAAATGTCAATTTCTCCTTCACAGGGACCATCCAGACAGTCCCCATAGGTTACATCAGCTCCTGTTTCTCAGTGAAGAATGGCACCCCCAGACAGCCAACCATATGTGGGCCCTCCAGGGCCACCCTTCAGATCCAGCAGAGTGTTTTCAACAACCCTGAACACTCACTGGTCGGCCTGGACAACTACTCTCATGTCTGGTACGTACtagagactgggatagggagccaAACTTAGTAGAGGGGGTAGCTAGCTAAACTTAAGGCTGTTTAAGAAGGTAGCAATGTCAGTACTACATAAAACAATCTGTATTTTTTGCAAAGACAGTTCTCTCATTAGCTAAACGTATCAAGGATGTCACAATCATTTTCTTAGTCATAAACTGTTTTGATCAACTTACATCCCAATATTCCCAATTTGTCTACACTTGTACAATAAATACATTAGCCTGCTTTCACTCATTCCATTTCCAGGGTCATCTTCCTGTTCCATAAGAACGGCCACCTGAGTTATAAGGCTAAGGTGAAGCCACCCAGACTGAACGGCCAGAGGGTTGGGGTGTACTCCACACGTAGCCCCCACCGGCCCAACGCTTTGGGTCTGACCCTGGCCAAGCTGGACAGAGTCACAGGTTAGTATCAGTCGCCAGAAACAGCTCGAATTGCTTTGCTTTTCTGCGCAGTGTGACGGTGCTCCGTCTAAAGGTGCGTCCCCAAATATATAATCCCCAGAATGTTGCAGAGTCTCATTTCAGATTGAGCagtacattgtgtgtgtgagagagtgagtttGTGGGTGTGTCCGACATTATTGCAGGTATGCTTAGCCTTATTGTCCCCATAATTGCTAAGCCATAGGCACACTATTGTTCAGTGTTGAACTGCCTGCTATGTGGATTGGTGTATTTTATGAAATAAACAGTTCACTTTCTACTTTAAAGGTGACACACTTCATCTGAGTGAGATAGACATGATCGCAGGCACCCCTGTCCTCGATATCAAACCCTACATCTCTGACTATGACTCCCCACACAGTAGACTGGACATTGACACGGATACTTATGACTCTGGCGTCCAACCTGAGAGCGCCAGTGTACCATCAGAAGAGGGGACCACCAGTGTGGAGAAGCTGCATTCAGACTCAGTTGCTTCGTTCTCCTGTACTGTTGATCCCCAGTTGGACTTGGGGGTTGAGAGACGGGATAGTCATAGCGCAGACCCCAGAATACTCTACTCAAAAGACAAATCCAAAGTTCACATCCTCTATCCAGGCGATGCCTCCAGGTTTTCTGCTCCGAAAGCCTTGGGCAAAGACCTCACCACTGTGCTGGGGGAGCTCAAAGCCTACATCAGCGAGGGACATGACCGCCTCACCCTGGGGAGCTCTGTAGGAAAGTCTCAGGCTTCAGATGGCCCTAAAACCAAGCCATTGGAGCCAGTGGAGGATAGTGCTAGGCCCTGCTATGGGGAAGAGGCCTACAGCACCATCGCTGGCTGGATCAGGGAGCCTCCTGTGACCAGTCTGGAGGTGCGCTTCACCCcccatgcagagagagagctgggggaGTTCCTTGCCCCCATCAATACAGGTAAGCCTAtgctttgggaaagtattcagaccccttgactttttccatattttgttacattacagccttattctaaaatggattacattttacatttttttaaatcctcaaactaccccataatgacaaagcgaaagcaggtatattttttttgcaaatgtatatatcttttttttaatgGCTTATTTCCATAATTATTcagactttgctatgagactcgaaattgagctcaggtgcatcctgtttccatttatcattcttgagatgtttctacaacttgattggagtccacctgtggtaaattcaattgattggacatgatttggaaaggcacacacctttctatataaggtcccacagttgacagtgcatgtcagggattgtccgtagagctccgacacatgattgtgtcgaggcacagacctggggaagggtaccaaaacatttctgcagcattgaaggtctccaagaacacagtggcctcaatcattcttaaatggaagaagtttggaaccaccaagacttcctagatctggccgctcggcaaaactgagcaatcgggggagaagaaccTTGGTCAGgtgggtgaccaagaacccgatggtcactctgacagacttccagagttcctctgtggagatgggagaaccttccagaaggacaaccatctctgcagcactccaccaattaggcctttatggtagagtggccagacggaagccactcctttgtaaaaggcacatgatagcccgcttggagtttgccaaaaggcacctaaaggactctcagaccatgagaaacaagattctctggtctgatgaaaccaagattgaactctttggcctgaatgccaagcgtcatgtctggaggaaacctggcaccatccctacggtgaagcatggtggtggcagcatgctgtggggatgtttttcagcggcagggactgggagagagatccttgatgaaaacctgctcaggacctcagactggggcgaaggttcaccttccaacaggaaaatgaccctaagcacacagccaagacaacacaggagtagctttgggacaagtctctgaaagtccttgataggccctgccagagcccggacttgaacccgatcaaacatctctggagagacctgaaaatagctgtgcagcgacgctccccatccaacctgacagagcttgagaggatttgcagagaagaatgggatagactccccaaatacaggtgtgccaagattgtagcgtcatagccaagaagaatcaagactgtaatcactgccaaaggtgcttcaacaaagtactgattaaagggtctgaatacttatgtaatacacaattcaatccatttttataataaagctgtaacgtaacataatgtggaaaaagtcaaggggtcggaagtactttccgaattcactgtaaTTCTCCCCGAGCTGAGGTTGACTTGAGAGCTTTATTGCTTTTTAAAAGGACAGTTGTGCATTCATCCACCAGAGAGCTCCATTGTGGCGGCAATTGTTTTTGCATCGGGTTTGTATAGATACCATTGCATCTCATGCCTAAACTATCCTACCAAACTAAAGTCAACGGTATTAAAAAAAAGTACTGTTTCTCCGTCATCCATTTTGCCATAATCGTTAAAGTAGATCTATGTTCACTGGCTTCTTCCTCTATGAATGTCCCCGTTTCTCTAGAATCCCGTGACCGACCCAGGTTCCGGTTCCTGCGTGGTCCAAAAGAGGCTGCGGCCGCCATCAGAGGGGTCCTATCTGCTGACCCCAGGTCAGTGTATCGGAGGAGCCGCTGTAAGGACAGACTCTTCTTCTTCACCTTGGACACGGCAGACATCACCTGCTGGTTCGGACAGGGCTTCGCTGAGGTGCTCCGGGTCAGACTCGTGGCCGTTGGAAAAGAACTGGCCGTTGGAAAAGAACTGGCCAGCTGAATGGTTCAGGTTCTATATGATCCTAATGGTTCTGGTTCTATGGATTGATTTTGGAATCTGAGAAAATATGAATATTTAACTAAATAAATGCAATGTTATAAACAACTGTTATTAAAACATGGATTTTTTCATTTTTCCTGTAAAGATAGAGTGCTTGTTGAAATGGTTGGTTATACCGTATGATcgtaacactttatttgactAAGTAAGTTACATTATAGAGTATTTATCCCAAGCACCTCTAGGCTGGAAGAGAGCACCTCGGTACACTGCAGTGCACACTATCACTTATCAGATGGAATCTTTACGGTTGAGTTCTGTTTAGTAAAGGTAGTGAACAGGCCTTTACTATCTAAGTTAGATTGTTGCACAGTTTTAATATCGACTCCGCAATGATAGGATATGGATTCCAAAATTGCTTCCAGTATTTCCCTTGACCTTTGTCAacctctcagttttagtaatccAATGTCCAGTACAAAGTCTTTTAAATTCAGGGATTTATATTGGGAACTTAATTGCCCTCTGTCTATATCCAGTGTGACAAGTCTGTGGGATTGGTCAACTTGTCATTGTTGGATGGAGGGGGCCTTCCATTGCCTGGCATAGATTTACTACTAGAACCACTCCCCTTTCCAATAGCAACAGCAAATCACTCTTTCACACCACTACTTTGTAttcttgtgagtgtgtgtgtgagacagggtTGGAGGCTcggagtcacacacacagtgggtATTTTCGTTTGAGGAGACGATGTTTTTAAGGTCAGCAAATTACAACTAATTAATAGTGTGTTGTTAAATTGGATGTAGAGTTCACTGAACAGAGAGAAAACAACAACGCCTAGAGCAGTTGATTTGAATTGCCTAATGGGACCACTGAATCGCCACCTGGCTATGTTAAAGGCTGACTTCATCCTCCAAGcactggggcctgttgcacaaaactaggataagggattaagccaggatatcttggtgatcctggctcaattgatccgtaatccggttgcactaaagatggatagggggcaggaggatatgttatggtataaattaccatggagatttattctgtggagctagcctgctccagaccaggctaaattccaggatctatttaatctcatccctaatgtcagtcagcagtcaccacaaatggaaaccaatagttatttcactgctcactatacattgttatcacatataactagacccactgttattatttaaacgtttgtgatcattaatttcaatgattttggataaaaaatgatttttagatgatgttgctatcattagataatttacagtttcccatagactataaggctatatataaaatgatagaatattagggccacagaggggaaaaaaacacaagtcataatattgtaaccagttgttttaaaggaggacagttgttaaaatgacag
This genomic interval from Salvelinus alpinus chromosome 6, SLU_Salpinus.1, whole genome shotgun sequence contains the following:
- the trmo gene encoding tRNA (adenine(37)-N6)-methyltransferase isoform X1 — encoded protein: MSATCNCTEHVNKLNQQISVMRKEIKNLRQLLDSAVRSHRKHMTSLQSALTHIGQSRSPKSQPGPQAELETQNSLEKGTIQTVPIGYISSCFSVKNGTPRQPTICGPSRATLQIQQSVFNNPEHSLVGLDNYSHVWVIFLFHKNGHLSYKAKVKPPRLNGQRVGVYSTRSPHRPNALGLTLAKLDRVTGDTLHLSEIDMIAGTPVLDIKPYISDYDSPHSRLDIDTDTYDSGVQPESASVPSEEGTTSVEKLHSDSVASFSCTVDPQLDLGVERRDSHSADPRILYSKDKSKVHILYPGDASRFSAPKALGKDLTTVLGELKAYISEGHDRLTLGSSVGKSQASDGPKTKPLEPVEDSARPCYGEEAYSTIAGWIREPPVTSLEVRFTPHAERELGEFLAPINTESRDRPRFRFLRGPKEAAAAIRGVLSADPRSVYRRSRCKDRLFFFTLDTADITCWFGQGFAEVLRVRLVAVGKELAVGKELAS
- the trmo gene encoding tRNA (adenine(37)-N6)-methyltransferase isoform X2, encoding MSTNSTSRYLSCEKKSRISGTIQTVPIGYISSCFSVKNGTPRQPTICGPSRATLQIQQSVFNNPEHSLVGLDNYSHVWVIFLFHKNGHLSYKAKVKPPRLNGQRVGVYSTRSPHRPNALGLTLAKLDRVTGDTLHLSEIDMIAGTPVLDIKPYISDYDSPHSRLDIDTDTYDSGVQPESASVPSEEGTTSVEKLHSDSVASFSCTVDPQLDLGVERRDSHSADPRILYSKDKSKVHILYPGDASRFSAPKALGKDLTTVLGELKAYISEGHDRLTLGSSVGKSQASDGPKTKPLEPVEDSARPCYGEEAYSTIAGWIREPPVTSLEVRFTPHAERELGEFLAPINTESRDRPRFRFLRGPKEAAAAIRGVLSADPRSVYRRSRCKDRLFFFTLDTADITCWFGQGFAEVLRVRLVAVGKELAVGKELAS